One stretch of Streptomyces peucetius DNA includes these proteins:
- a CDS encoding DNRLRE domain-containing protein, with protein MALAVRSGKQVLVDTATTATNLTWALPNGQLRSRIHALPQRVKQADGTWSAIDTELRRTAKAPGALGVRPVNAPLPVRFSNGFPDASRANGRADRSYGRVPLTVRADEEPGGETGTTVLAEVDIAGHTVAYTWPGALPEPVLDGPRALYSEVLPAVDLLVVAREEGGFGQLLIVKTPEAAEQKELEDITFGLRSATARFEHDATTGGVQVVDKESGEEITSIPTPFVWDSAGRNPEAPEAPVSTSVATAADVLKLSGLAGVEPGAHQSPMPSRLDGDGTGDALLHLDAAATGVFDDPEVRFPVFVDPTLRSGWNAWTTAYKPYPNTSFYNGTNFNSGTSDARVGHEDDTGGTARSFWRMGYSSSLKGAKVTRGVFKVLNNHSWSCDPRQFQLKMTGAISSGTTWNKQPSWGTLQEAKSFAHGYGSGCLDEYVEFNVQNAAQKGADAGSSSITLGMHATSENDTKTWRKFRATSATLEVDYNRAPQEPTGGTTTPGGACVPGPGLGRTVGKTDLTLSASATDPDGNLKSLRFRFWKTGTPAPAGNLRTPLSNGKATLEVPSESLADGVTYAWDVRAEDTEGAVSSFFPPGTEPCRITVDGDAPPAPDIETEVFKQATDDGMTWATVKFGETGSITFSAQDAATFHYAFESVGYKVVEATNGRATIPDLKPPHSGPTTLTVYAFDAYGNRSQRTNYTFYLPPGDMPDGPGDTSGDGRPDLLIINAAGELQTLMGGIDGDLYSYLDASYTSDNKLNPAGHWYDPANGEAALIAKHSDTYPGDGTTDLFARTPDGGFWLYPGDGYGSFNVDKRLRVRLPSNAPAPSTWTQIKAVGDVTGDKLPDLFLRAGNAYWALTGYTGASFQQATLMNGSAWGPGREIVNVADADLDGTPDLVWRNPDNGNVYVRHGKPGPQADSVELASLTTAAASRDGDVLYGTGWTQSQVSAIIGVPDLNGDRVPDMWARSGTDGKTSVHHPSKTSVGSPTPNVILSTDWSAVKSFG; from the coding sequence ATGGCCCTGGCGGTGCGCAGTGGCAAGCAGGTCCTCGTGGACACTGCGACGACCGCCACCAACCTCACCTGGGCTCTGCCGAACGGACAGTTGCGCAGCCGGATCCACGCGCTGCCGCAGCGCGTGAAGCAGGCTGACGGCACATGGTCGGCGATCGACACCGAGCTGAGGCGCACCGCCAAAGCCCCGGGCGCGCTCGGCGTCCGGCCGGTGAACGCCCCGCTGCCGGTGCGCTTCTCCAACGGTTTCCCGGACGCCTCCAGGGCCAACGGACGCGCGGACCGCTCGTACGGGCGCGTGCCGTTGACCGTGCGGGCCGACGAGGAACCCGGCGGTGAGACCGGGACGACCGTCCTGGCGGAGGTCGACATCGCCGGGCACACCGTCGCCTACACCTGGCCCGGTGCGCTGCCGGAGCCGGTGCTCGACGGGCCGAGGGCGCTCTACTCCGAGGTGCTTCCCGCGGTGGACCTGCTGGTGGTGGCTCGCGAGGAGGGCGGCTTCGGTCAGCTGCTGATCGTCAAGACCCCGGAGGCCGCCGAGCAGAAGGAACTTGAGGACATCACCTTCGGGCTGCGTTCGGCGACCGCACGGTTCGAGCACGACGCGACCACCGGCGGGGTCCAAGTGGTGGACAAGGAATCGGGAGAGGAAATCACCTCCATTCCGACCCCCTTCGTCTGGGACTCCGCGGGGCGCAACCCCGAAGCCCCGGAGGCTCCCGTCAGCACCTCCGTGGCCACTGCGGCCGACGTGTTGAAGCTCTCCGGACTCGCCGGCGTCGAACCCGGGGCGCACCAGTCCCCCATGCCTTCACGGCTCGACGGCGATGGCACCGGCGATGCCCTGCTGCACCTCGACGCGGCGGCGACCGGGGTGTTCGACGACCCGGAGGTCCGGTTCCCCGTCTTCGTGGACCCGACACTGAGAAGCGGCTGGAATGCCTGGACGACCGCGTACAAGCCCTATCCCAACACCAGCTTCTACAACGGCACCAACTTCAACTCCGGCACGTCGGACGCCAGAGTCGGCCACGAGGACGACACCGGGGGAACGGCCCGTTCCTTCTGGCGCATGGGGTACTCCAGCAGCCTCAAGGGCGCAAAGGTCACCCGAGGCGTCTTCAAGGTGCTCAACAACCACTCCTGGTCGTGCGATCCCCGCCAGTTCCAGCTGAAGATGACCGGCGCCATCTCGTCCGGCACCACCTGGAACAAGCAGCCGAGTTGGGGCACGCTGCAGGAGGCGAAGTCCTTCGCACACGGCTACGGCTCCGGCTGCCTGGACGAGTACGTGGAGTTCAACGTGCAGAACGCCGCGCAGAAGGGCGCCGACGCCGGGTCGTCGAGCATCACGCTCGGCATGCACGCCACCAGCGAGAACGACACCAAGACCTGGCGCAAGTTCCGCGCGACCTCCGCCACCCTCGAGGTCGACTACAACCGGGCGCCCCAGGAGCCCACAGGCGGTACGACCACTCCGGGAGGCGCCTGCGTCCCCGGTCCGGGTCTGGGTCGGACGGTCGGCAAGACCGACCTGACGCTGTCCGCGTCGGCGACCGACCCCGACGGAAACCTGAAGAGCCTGCGGTTCCGCTTCTGGAAGACCGGCACTCCGGCGCCCGCGGGCAACCTCCGAACACCCCTCAGCAACGGCAAGGCCACCCTGGAGGTCCCCTCCGAGTCGCTGGCCGACGGCGTCACCTACGCCTGGGACGTGCGCGCGGAGGACACCGAAGGCGCCGTCTCCAGCTTCTTCCCGCCGGGTACGGAGCCCTGCCGGATCACCGTCGACGGTGATGCCCCGCCGGCTCCGGACATCGAGACCGAGGTGTTCAAGCAGGCGACTGACGACGGCATGACCTGGGCGACGGTGAAGTTCGGCGAGACCGGCTCCATCACCTTCAGCGCCCAGGACGCCGCGACGTTCCACTACGCCTTCGAAAGCGTCGGGTACAAGGTGGTCGAGGCCACGAACGGCCGGGCCACGATTCCGGACCTGAAGCCTCCGCACTCCGGCCCGACCACGTTGACGGTCTACGCCTTCGACGCCTACGGCAACCGCAGCCAGCGCACCAACTACACGTTCTACCTACCGCCGGGCGACATGCCTGACGGCCCGGGCGACACAAGCGGTGACGGGCGGCCCGATCTGCTCATCATCAACGCGGCCGGCGAGTTGCAGACTCTGATGGGCGGCATCGACGGTGACCTCTACAGCTACCTCGACGCCTCCTACACCTCCGACAACAAGCTCAACCCGGCCGGTCACTGGTACGACCCCGCCAACGGAGAAGCGGCTCTGATCGCCAAACACTCCGACACCTACCCGGGCGACGGCACGACCGATCTGTTCGCCCGGACACCCGACGGTGGCTTCTGGCTGTACCCCGGGGACGGCTACGGCAGCTTCAACGTGGACAAGCGCCTGCGCGTCCGGCTGCCGTCGAACGCCCCGGCCCCGTCGACGTGGACACAGATCAAGGCGGTCGGGGACGTGACCGGCGACAAACTGCCGGACCTGTTCCTGCGCGCCGGCAACGCCTACTGGGCGCTCACCGGGTACACGGGCGCGAGCTTCCAGCAGGCGACCCTGATGAACGGCAGTGCCTGGGGACCGGGCCGGGAGATCGTCAACGTGGCGGACGCCGACCTCGACGGCACACCCGACCTGGTGTGGCGCAACCCGGACAACGGCAACGTGTACGTCCGCCACGGAAAGCCGGGCCCGCAGGCGGACAGCGTCGAACTCGCGTCGCTCACCACGGCGGCCGCGTCCCGCGACGGTGATGTGCTGTACGGGACCGGGTGGACGCAGTCACAGGTGTCGGCGATCATCGGCGTACCCGACCTCAACGGTGACCGGGTGCCCGACATGTGGGCCCGGTCCGGCACGGACGGCAAGACGTCGGTCCATCACCCGTCGAAGACGAGCGTCGGGTCACCGACGCCGAACGTGATCCTTAGCACGGATTGGAGCGCGGTCAAGAGCTTCGGCTGA
- a CDS encoding EF-hand domain-containing protein produces the protein MADIEEARKAFDRYDADGDGFITAAEYKTAMAQMGDWNVTESVAEAVIAAQDTNSDKLLSFDEFWAHLNKA, from the coding sequence GTGGCGGACATCGAGGAAGCACGCAAGGCGTTCGACCGTTACGACGCGGACGGCGACGGCTTCATCACCGCGGCCGAGTACAAGACGGCCATGGCTCAGATGGGCGACTGGAACGTCACCGAGTCGGTGGCCGAGGCCGTGATCGCCGCACAGGACACCAACAGCGACAAACTGCTGTCGTTCGACGAGTTCTGGGCGCACCTGAACAAGGCCTGA
- a CDS encoding GNAT family N-acetyltransferase, translating into MSEALASILAEAAEGRFPPADGAVTVVGRPGAREEGVVAFTAHSVVFTAEDPEWVRAELAATNSDRLAATMNPGFLAALMARTGRRMDTIDLVTVADALPGSPEIGLREIEDREHPRVAAALKRRDEVRVWAADGGVLVLGRGLAGRWEVSVEVDEEARGGGLGPRLATAARHLVPGPVVWSQQSPGNARSVRAFQRAGYRPVASEAVLTAR; encoded by the coding sequence ATGAGTGAGGCACTGGCGAGCATTCTGGCGGAGGCCGCGGAGGGGCGCTTCCCGCCGGCGGACGGCGCGGTGACGGTGGTCGGCCGGCCCGGCGCCCGCGAGGAGGGCGTGGTGGCGTTCACCGCGCACTCGGTCGTCTTCACCGCCGAGGACCCCGAGTGGGTACGGGCCGAGCTGGCGGCCACAAACTCGGACCGGCTGGCCGCCACGATGAATCCGGGTTTCCTGGCGGCGCTGATGGCCCGCACGGGCCGTCGGATGGACACCATCGACCTGGTGACGGTCGCGGACGCGCTGCCGGGCTCCCCGGAGATCGGGCTGCGGGAGATCGAGGACCGCGAACACCCTCGCGTGGCGGCCGCGTTGAAGCGGCGTGACGAGGTGCGGGTGTGGGCGGCGGACGGCGGCGTGCTGGTCCTGGGCCGGGGGCTGGCCGGCCGGTGGGAAGTGTCGGTCGAGGTCGACGAGGAGGCACGCGGCGGGGGCCTCGGGCCGCGGCTCGCGACGGCGGCCCGGCACCTGGTGCCGGGCCCGGTGGTGTGGTCGCAGCAGTCGCCGGGCAACGCCCGCAGCGTGCGGGCGTTCCAGCGGGCCGGTTACCGGCCGGTGGCCTCGGAGGCGGTTCTCACGGCCCGCTGA